A stretch of the Geovibrio thiophilus genome encodes the following:
- the gltA gene encoding NADPH-dependent glutamate synthase translates to MSYIPADTLKKEAENLVKEIDFSSLKPKDRLKIPMQEMPAQEPKARAKNIQEVAIGYYEEQVKLEAERCLQCKNAPCVKGCPVAIDIPGFIKAAAEGDYQKSVNIIKKSSMLPAICGRVCPQETQCMAECTVGKSLKDMDKSVAIGRIERFVADWERAKGKMSIPEIAPATGKKVGIVGSGPAGLTAAADVRKSGHEVVLFEAFHKLGGVMIYGIPEFRLPKEILDKEIENLLSMGVRIKKNFLVGRTRKVKDLIEKDGFDALFIGTGAGLPNFMNIEGENLVGVSSANEFLTRANLMKAYNPDKADTPIFTGKRTAVIGGGNVAMDAARMALRVGAEEVYVIYRRTEKEMPARREEIVHAREEGIIFSFLSSPVRILGDETGKVKGIECLKYELGEPDDSGRRKPVAVKGSEFILEMDSVIMALGNSSNPLISQTAPEIGVNKWGNITVDEDGKTSMDRVYAGGDIVLGAATVILAMGEGRRAAAAINKLLAEE, encoded by the coding sequence ATGTCATATATTCCCGCTGACACATTAAAAAAAGAGGCCGAAAACCTCGTTAAAGAGATAGATTTCTCAAGCCTTAAGCCTAAGGACAGGCTGAAAATCCCCATGCAGGAGATGCCCGCGCAGGAGCCTAAAGCCCGTGCTAAAAATATTCAGGAAGTGGCAATAGGTTATTATGAGGAACAGGTTAAGCTTGAGGCTGAACGCTGTCTGCAATGTAAAAACGCCCCCTGCGTCAAAGGCTGTCCGGTCGCCATCGACATTCCCGGATTCATAAAAGCCGCGGCAGAGGGTGATTACCAGAAATCTGTCAACATCATAAAGAAATCAAGCATGCTGCCCGCCATATGCGGAAGGGTCTGCCCGCAGGAGACACAGTGCATGGCTGAGTGCACCGTGGGCAAATCATTGAAAGATATGGATAAATCCGTAGCTATCGGTCGCATTGAACGCTTCGTTGCGGACTGGGAAAGGGCAAAGGGCAAAATGTCCATACCCGAAATCGCCCCCGCCACAGGAAAGAAGGTCGGCATAGTCGGCTCCGGTCCCGCAGGGCTCACCGCAGCGGCGGACGTGCGCAAGTCCGGACACGAAGTGGTGCTTTTTGAGGCGTTCCACAAGCTTGGCGGAGTTATGATATACGGAATACCTGAGTTCCGCCTGCCAAAGGAAATTCTTGATAAGGAAATAGAAAACCTGCTCTCCATGGGAGTGCGGATCAAAAAGAACTTTCTGGTAGGCAGAACAAGAAAGGTAAAAGACCTCATTGAGAAAGACGGCTTTGACGCTCTGTTCATAGGAACAGGCGCAGGACTGCCGAATTTCATGAATATAGAGGGAGAGAACCTTGTGGGAGTGTCCTCCGCGAACGAATTTCTCACAAGGGCAAACCTGATGAAGGCATACAACCCCGACAAGGCAGACACGCCTATTTTCACAGGGAAGAGAACAGCAGTCATCGGCGGCGGAAACGTGGCGATGGACGCAGCCAGAATGGCTCTGCGTGTGGGCGCGGAAGAGGTTTATGTAATCTACCGGCGCACGGAGAAAGAGATGCCCGCCCGCCGTGAGGAGATAGTACACGCCCGGGAAGAGGGAATAATATTCAGCTTTCTCTCAAGCCCTGTGCGCATCCTCGGTGATGAAACAGGCAAGGTCAAAGGCATAGAGTGCCTGAAATACGAACTCGGCGAGCCGGATGATTCCGGCAGGAGAAAGCCCGTTGCTGTTAAAGGGAGCGAGTTCATCCTTGAGATGGATTCGGTGATCATGGCTCTGGGCAACTCCTCAAACCCGCTGATCAGCCAGACGGCGCCGGAAATAGGCGTAAACAAATGGGGCAACATCACTGTTGATGAAGACGGCAAAACGTCCATGGACAGAGTTTACGCCGGCGGAGATATTGTACTCGGCGCGGCAACAGTAATCCTTGCCATGGGCGAAGGCAGGCGCGCGGCAGCCGCCATAAACAAGCTTCTTGCGGAAGAATAG